Proteins co-encoded in one Candidatus Tectomicrobia bacterium genomic window:
- a CDS encoding DNA-directed RNA polymerase subunit alpha has product MSQYADLVKPSSLETEKESLTDTFGRFVAEPLERGYGTTLGNALRRVILASLQGAAFTAVRIEGVYHEFSSIPGVMEDVTDIILNLKEVVIKVETDQLPLRLTYQHKGSAAEFKAGDIQSRPGVRVLNPGLHIATLNEEANLDMELIVDAGRGYVPAERNADANLGPQFIPMDSVFSPIRRCAFRVEKTRVGDVTDYDKLILEVVTNGTIAPVDAVAHAAKILKDNLQIFINFEEEEAPKTPEVDERRQKLVENLRRSVEELELSVRSYNCLKNARIHTLGDLVQKTEAEMLKTRNFGRKSLNEIREILSSMGLSLGMDLSQLRINPQDLNRPGEEG; this is encoded by the coding sequence GCTGACGGACACGTTCGGCCGGTTCGTCGCAGAGCCGCTGGAGCGGGGCTACGGGACCACCCTCGGGAACGCGCTGAGGCGCGTGATCCTCGCCTCGCTCCAGGGCGCCGCCTTCACGGCGGTGCGGATCGAGGGCGTCTACCACGAGTTCTCCTCCATCCCGGGCGTGATGGAGGACGTGACCGACATCATCTTGAACCTGAAGGAAGTGGTCATCAAGGTGGAGACGGACCAGCTCCCTCTGCGCCTCACCTACCAGCACAAGGGCTCGGCCGCCGAGTTCAAGGCGGGCGACATCCAGTCGCGGCCGGGGGTGCGCGTCCTCAACCCCGGCCTCCACATCGCCACCCTGAACGAGGAGGCGAACCTGGACATGGAGCTCATCGTGGACGCGGGCCGGGGCTACGTCCCCGCCGAGCGGAACGCGGACGCCAACCTGGGGCCGCAGTTCATCCCGATGGACTCGGTGTTCTCCCCCATCCGCCGGTGCGCCTTCCGGGTCGAGAAGACCCGGGTGGGCGACGTCACCGACTACGACAAGCTCATCCTCGAGGTGGTCACGAACGGTACCATCGCCCCGGTGGACGCCGTGGCTCACGCGGCGAAAATCCTGAAGGACAACCTCCAGATCTTCATCAACTTCGAGGAAGAGGAGGCGCCTAAGACGCCCGAGGTGGACGAGCGGCGCCAGAAGCTGGTCGAGAACCTGCGCCGGAGCGTCGAGGAGCTCGAGCTCTCCGTGCGCAGCTACAACTGCCTCAAGAACGCCCGCATCCACACGCTGGGCGATCTCGTCCAGAAGACCGAGGCCGAGATGCTCAAGACGCGCAACTTCGGCCGCAAGAGCCTGAATGAGATCCGGGAGATCCTCAGCTCGATGGGGCTCTCCCTCGGGATGGACCTGTCCCAGCTCCGGATCAATCCGCAGGACCTGAACCGGCCGGGCGAGGAAGGCTAG
- the rplQ gene encoding 50S ribosomal protein L17 — protein MRHLRTGKKLGRTSKHRIAMTRNLVTSLIDEERVRTTLAKAKEVRRHAERIITIGRRGGLHARRLVAAYLMTPASVKKLLETIGPRYKERPGGYTRILRLPPRPGDSAPMAFLELVDRDTTREKAKQERRQKKQEAEGGQAGS, from the coding sequence ATGCGACACCTCAGGACCGGAAAGAAGCTGGGCCGCACCAGCAAGCACCGCATCGCCATGACGCGGAACCTCGTCACCTCGCTCATCGACGAGGAGCGCGTGCGGACCACCCTCGCCAAGGCGAAGGAGGTGCGCCGCCACGCCGAGAGGATCATCACCATCGGCCGGCGGGGCGGTCTCCACGCACGGCGCCTCGTGGCGGCCTACCTGATGACGCCGGCCTCGGTGAAGAAGCTCCTGGAGACCATCGGCCCCCGCTACAAGGAGCGGCCCGGCGGCTACACGCGCATCCTGCGCCTGCCGCCCCGCCCCGGCGACTCCGCTCCGATGGCGTTCCTGGAGCTGGTGGACCGTGACACCACGCGCGAGAAGGCCAAGCAGGAGCGGCGCCAGAAGAAGCAGGAAGCCGAAGGGGGCCAGGCCGGCTCCTAG
- a CDS encoding PaaI family thioesterase, with translation MTGSRGRPDADGCFVCGPANPIGLKLAFRLEGEVCRSEFTPQAVHQGYDGVTHGGILFSALDDVMANWLFLRGARAYTARGEIRYREPVPVGTPLILEGRLKAAKGRFVTLRGLALRAGDGGTVAESESVFHVVDPGRGGWS, from the coding sequence ATGACCGGATCGCGCGGCCGCCCCGACGCGGACGGCTGCTTCGTCTGCGGCCCCGCCAATCCCATCGGCCTCAAGCTCGCCTTCCGCCTGGAGGGGGAGGTGTGTCGGAGCGAGTTCACGCCGCAGGCGGTCCACCAGGGCTACGACGGCGTGACCCACGGAGGGATTCTCTTCAGCGCCCTCGACGACGTGATGGCGAACTGGCTCTTCCTGCGGGGGGCCCGCGCCTACACCGCGCGGGGGGAGATCCGCTACCGCGAGCCGGTGCCCGTGGGCACGCCGCTGATCCTCGAGGGGAGGCTCAAGGCCGCGAAGGGCCGCTTCGTCACCCTGCGGGGGCTCGCCCTGCGCGCCGGGGACGGCGGCACGGTCGCCGAGTCCGAGAGCGTCTTCCACGTGGTCGACCCGGGACGGGGAGGATGGTCATGA
- the ald gene encoding alanine dehydrogenase, with amino-acid sequence MIVGIPKEIKKDEHRVALSPGAVEALAAAGHTVLVEKGGGAGAGIADKEYEDVGGRIALSADEMWRQSDMIVKVKEPLRPEYARMREGQILFAFLHLAAAKTLARVLLKKKVVAIAFETVRTPNGSLPLLQPMSEIAGRMAVQEGAKYLEKSMGGRGVLLSGAPGVPKGNVVILGAGMVGKNAAKIAVGLNADVTVLDVNHSRLEYVDDIFGGRVKTLTSTRFSIREAVRGADILIGAVLLPGARAPLLVPRPLVKQMNPGSVIVDVAVDQGGCVETIRPTYHSKPTYVVDGVIHYGVANMPGGVPRTSTFALSAAILPYTLELANLGAAEALRALPELAGGLNAAGGRITHPAVAEALGMKYARVEEVV; translated from the coding sequence ATGATCGTCGGTATCCCCAAGGAGATCAAGAAGGACGAGCACCGCGTCGCCCTCTCGCCGGGCGCCGTGGAGGCCCTCGCGGCGGCGGGCCACACCGTCCTCGTCGAGAAGGGCGGGGGGGCCGGGGCGGGCATCGCCGACAAGGAGTACGAGGACGTGGGCGGGCGCATCGCCCTCTCGGCGGACGAGATGTGGCGCCAGTCCGACATGATCGTCAAGGTCAAGGAGCCGCTCAGGCCGGAGTACGCCCGCATGCGGGAGGGCCAGATTCTCTTCGCCTTCCTGCACCTGGCCGCCGCCAAGACCCTCGCGCGGGTCCTCCTGAAGAAGAAGGTCGTGGCCATCGCCTTCGAAACCGTGCGCACCCCGAACGGCTCCCTCCCCCTCCTCCAGCCCATGAGCGAGATAGCGGGCCGCATGGCCGTCCAGGAGGGCGCGAAGTACCTGGAGAAGAGCATGGGGGGCCGGGGAGTGCTGCTCTCCGGCGCGCCGGGGGTGCCGAAGGGGAACGTGGTCATCCTGGGGGCGGGGATGGTCGGGAAGAACGCGGCCAAGATCGCCGTCGGGCTGAACGCCGACGTCACGGTGCTCGACGTGAACCATTCCCGGCTGGAGTACGTGGACGACATCTTCGGGGGCCGGGTGAAGACCCTCACGTCCACCCGGTTCTCCATCCGGGAGGCGGTGCGGGGGGCGGACATCCTCATCGGGGCTGTCCTTCTCCCCGGCGCCCGGGCGCCCCTCCTCGTGCCGCGCCCGCTCGTCAAGCAGATGAACCCGGGCTCGGTCATCGTGGACGTGGCGGTGGACCAGGGAGGCTGCGTCGAGACCATCCGCCCCACCTACCACTCCAAGCCCACCTATGTGGTGGACGGCGTCATCCACTACGGGGTGGCGAACATGCCGGGAGGCGTCCCCCGCACGAGCACTTTTGCCCTCTCCGCCGCCATCCTGCCCTACACCCTGGAGCTCGCGAACCTGGGGGCAGCCGAGGCCCTCCGCGCCCTGCCCGAGCTGGCCGGAGGCCTGAACGCGGCCGGCGGCCGGATCACCCATCCCGCCGTCGCCGAGGCGCTGGGGATGAAGTACGCGAGGGTGGAGGAGGTGGTTTAG
- a CDS encoding CoA transferase, translated as MPAPLVGIRVLDLTRILAGPYCTMMLGDMGAEIIKVENPDGGDDTRAWGPPFLNGVSTYFISINRNKKSVTLDLKKERGKALLAGLIRASDVVVENFRPGTLDKLGFPWEEIHRLNPRAVFCSVSGFGQTGPRKSEPGFDVVIQGEGGVMSLTGEPDGPPAKVGASVADITAGMLAANGILLALFHRERTGEGQMVDVGMLDGQVALLTYHATGFFATGKVPPRRGNRHPSITPYETYKCRDGYFNLGVGNDSLWRRFCDAMSLTDIKQDPRFAVNANRVGNREALQAILDPFFAARDLQPTLAALRKAGVPCGPINTLDQVFAEPQVLAREMVVEVDVPQAGRTKVTGVPIKLSATPGAVRTPPPSLGQHTDEVLESVLKLDAAARKKLRDEGVV; from the coding sequence ATGCCCGCACCGCTCGTTGGCATCCGGGTCCTGGACCTCACCCGCATCCTGGCCGGCCCCTACTGCACCATGATGCTGGGGGACATGGGGGCCGAGATCATCAAGGTCGAGAACCCCGACGGCGGAGACGACACCCGCGCCTGGGGGCCTCCCTTCCTGAACGGCGTGAGCACCTACTTCATCTCGATCAACCGCAACAAGAAGAGCGTCACCCTGGACCTGAAGAAGGAGAGGGGCAAGGCCCTCCTCGCCGGCCTCATCCGCGCCTCGGACGTGGTGGTGGAGAACTTCCGCCCCGGAACGCTGGACAAGCTGGGCTTCCCCTGGGAGGAGATCCACCGCCTGAACCCGCGCGCCGTCTTCTGCTCGGTGTCGGGCTTCGGCCAGACCGGCCCGCGGAAGAGCGAGCCCGGCTTCGACGTGGTCATCCAGGGCGAGGGGGGCGTCATGAGCCTGACCGGGGAGCCGGACGGCCCCCCCGCCAAGGTGGGCGCCTCGGTCGCCGACATCACGGCGGGCATGCTGGCCGCGAACGGCATCCTCCTCGCCCTCTTCCACCGCGAGCGCACCGGAGAGGGCCAGATGGTGGACGTGGGGATGCTGGACGGCCAGGTGGCGCTCCTCACCTACCACGCCACCGGCTTCTTCGCGACGGGCAAGGTGCCGCCCCGGCGGGGCAACAGGCACCCCTCCATCACCCCCTACGAGACCTACAAGTGCCGGGACGGCTACTTCAACCTCGGCGTGGGGAACGACAGCCTCTGGCGCCGCTTCTGCGACGCCATGAGCCTCACGGACATCAAGCAGGACCCGCGCTTCGCCGTGAACGCTAACCGGGTGGGGAACCGCGAGGCCCTCCAGGCCATCCTCGACCCCTTCTTCGCCGCCCGGGATCTCCAGCCCACCCTGGCGGCGCTGCGCAAGGCGGGGGTGCCCTGCGGCCCCATCAACACCCTCGACCAGGTGTTCGCCGAGCCCCAGGTGCTCGCCCGGGAGATGGTGGTGGAGGTGGACGTGCCCCAGGCGGGGCGGACCAAGGTCACCGGCGTCCCCATCAAGCTCTCGGCCACCCCCGGCGCCGTGCGCACCCCGCCCCCCTCCCTCGGCCAGCACACGGACGAGGTACTCGAATCCGTCCTCAAGCTGGACGCCGCCGCGCGGAAGAAATTGAGGGACGAGGGGGTGGTGTAG
- a CDS encoding sodium ion-translocating decarboxylase subunit beta, producing MIAVSCILLFLALVKEFEPLLLLPISFGMLLSNMPGGGMFDEGGLLYYFYFGVKFGIFPPIIFMGIGALTDFGPLLANPKTLLLGAAAQFAIFGALILSVLLGFNLPQAGAIGIIGGADGPTAIYTASKLAPELLGPVAVAAYSYMALVPLIQPPIMRALTTVEERSRVMLQLKPVPKPARVLFPIVSTILCGLIVPSAVPLIGMLMLGNLFRESGLVDRLLKTSEGELLNIVTILLGASVGASMRAETFLKLETLGILLLGFLAFSIGTASGVLFGKVMARFSKDPINPLIGAAGVSAVPMAARVAQKVGQEANPKNFLLMHAMGPNVAGVIGSAVAAGVLISLLQP from the coding sequence ATGATCGCCGTCTCCTGCATCCTTCTCTTCCTGGCGCTCGTGAAGGAATTCGAGCCGCTGCTGCTGCTTCCCATCTCCTTCGGGATGCTCCTCTCGAACATGCCGGGAGGAGGGATGTTCGACGAGGGAGGGCTCCTCTACTACTTCTACTTCGGCGTGAAGTTCGGCATCTTCCCCCCCATTATCTTCATGGGGATCGGGGCCCTGACGGATTTCGGCCCCCTCCTCGCCAACCCCAAGACCCTCCTGCTGGGAGCCGCCGCGCAGTTCGCCATCTTCGGCGCCCTCATCCTGAGCGTGCTTCTCGGCTTCAACCTTCCGCAGGCGGGCGCCATCGGCATCATCGGGGGGGCGGACGGCCCGACGGCCATCTACACCGCCTCCAAGCTCGCCCCCGAGCTCCTGGGCCCCGTCGCGGTCGCCGCCTACAGCTACATGGCTCTCGTCCCCCTGATCCAGCCCCCCATCATGCGGGCCCTGACGACCGTGGAGGAGCGATCCCGGGTCATGCTCCAGCTCAAGCCCGTGCCCAAGCCGGCCCGTGTCCTCTTCCCCATCGTCTCGACCATCCTCTGCGGCCTGATCGTGCCCTCGGCCGTGCCCCTCATCGGGATGCTCATGCTGGGCAACCTCTTCCGGGAGAGCGGCCTGGTCGACCGCCTCCTCAAGACCTCGGAGGGAGAGCTCCTCAACATCGTGACCATCCTGCTCGGAGCCTCGGTCGGGGCCTCCATGCGGGCCGAGACCTTCCTCAAGCTCGAAACCTTGGGCATCCTCCTCCTGGGCTTCCTCGCTTTCAGCATCGGGACGGCCTCGGGCGTCCTCTTCGGGAAGGTCATGGCCCGCTTCAGCAAGGATCCCATCAACCCCCTCATCGGTGCGGCCGGGGTGAGCGCCGTCCCGATGGCCGCCCGGGTGGCCCAGAAGGTGGGCCAGGAGGCGAACCCCAAGAATTTCCTCCTCATGCACGCGATGGGGCCCAACGTGGCGGGCGTCATCGGCTCGGCCGTCGCGGCCGGGGTGTTGATCTCACTCCTCCAGCCCTGA
- a CDS encoding biotin/lipoyl-binding protein: MKKFHLTIGGKRYAIEAEREAGTNRLRIIVDGQEHFAEVEEENPSQAATPSPARSRASVPRPAAAPPRHLAGGGSGTVLSPLPGQVLSIAVKEGDTVAVGDKLLVLEAMKMENVISAEVAGTVRSIRVQARDKVETGQVLLEIA; the protein is encoded by the coding sequence TTGAAGAAATTCCACCTGACCATCGGCGGCAAGCGGTACGCCATCGAGGCCGAGCGCGAGGCGGGGACGAACCGGCTCAGGATCATCGTGGACGGCCAGGAGCACTTCGCCGAGGTCGAGGAAGAAAACCCTTCCCAGGCCGCCACTCCCTCTCCGGCCCGCTCCCGCGCCTCGGTGCCCCGCCCCGCCGCGGCCCCGCCCCGGCACCTGGCCGGCGGCGGCAGCGGCACCGTTCTTAGCCCCCTGCCGGGTCAGGTGCTCTCGATTGCGGTCAAGGAGGGCGACACCGTTGCCGTGGGAGACAAGCTCCTCGTCCTGGAGGCCATGAAGATGGAGAACGTCATCAGCGCGGAGGTGGCCGGCACCGTCCGCTCGATCCGCGTCCAGGCGCGGGACAAGGTCGAAACCGGCCAAGTCCTCCTGGAGATCGCATGA
- a CDS encoding OadG family protein has product MLALLVQAIVLAVIGMGVVFLSLILLMWTMQLLTWLYREAPQVSVGAPRPAAPAQEGAGVEVVLAAAAAHFIETEGPSLYIPSVTRRSTRWAARGRASSPLRRPR; this is encoded by the coding sequence GTGCTCGCCCTCTTGGTGCAGGCCATCGTCCTCGCCGTCATCGGCATGGGGGTGGTGTTCCTCTCCCTCATCCTCCTCATGTGGACGATGCAGCTCCTCACCTGGCTCTACCGCGAGGCTCCGCAAGTTTCTGTGGGGGCCCCTAGGCCGGCCGCTCCCGCGCAGGAGGGGGCCGGGGTGGAGGTGGTCCTGGCGGCCGCCGCCGCCCACTTCATCGAGACCGAGGGCCCGTCGCTCTACATCCCCTCCGTCACTCGCCGCTCCACCCGCTGGGCGGCGCGGGGGCGGGCCAGCTCGCCCCTGAGGAGGCCCCGTTGA
- a CDS encoding acyl-CoA carboxylase subunit beta: MPDPIEELRRLTAEAETLGGKASEERQRKQGKLTARERLNVLLDPGSFAEIHLFAQSRSADFGMSQRRSPGDGVVTGSGRIGGQLVFVSSQDFGTLGGSLGETHAQKIVHVIDLAMKAGCPFIQILDSGGARIQEGVRALDGYARIFERNTQASGVIPQISVILGPCAGGAVYSPAITDFVFMVEGLSKMFITGPDVIKAVTGEEVTFEDLGGAHVHSAVSGNAHFVARDERECFEMIRKLVSFLPANNLDDPPVAPLTDWPPDDNPELEKTVPAEEKRAYDVRDVIRNVFDAGDFMEVQERYARNIVVGFARLEGRPAGIVGNQPSHLAGVLDIDSSDKLARFVRFCDAFNLPIFNFVDVPGYLPGTHQEHGGVIRHGAKVLFAYSEATVPKIAVILRKSYGGAYIAMSGFGLGYDRVIAYPSAEIAVMGPDGAANIIFRREISEAPDPEAMRKQKIEEYRQLFAKPYTAAGQGLVDTIIEPRFTRRELLRALEMTSRKRQQRPDKKHGNIPL; the protein is encoded by the coding sequence ATGCCGGATCCGATTGAGGAATTGCGCCGCCTGACGGCGGAGGCCGAAACCCTGGGGGGAAAGGCCTCCGAGGAGCGCCAGCGCAAGCAGGGTAAGCTCACGGCGCGGGAGCGGCTGAACGTCCTCCTGGACCCGGGCAGCTTCGCCGAGATCCACCTTTTCGCCCAGTCCCGCTCCGCCGATTTCGGGATGTCCCAGCGCCGCAGCCCGGGGGACGGAGTGGTGACGGGCAGCGGGCGGATCGGCGGCCAGCTCGTCTTCGTCTCGTCCCAGGACTTCGGCACCCTGGGCGGTTCCCTCGGCGAAACTCACGCCCAAAAGATCGTCCACGTCATCGACCTGGCCATGAAGGCGGGATGCCCCTTCATCCAGATCCTGGATTCGGGCGGCGCCCGCATCCAGGAGGGCGTCCGCGCCCTCGACGGCTACGCCCGCATCTTCGAGCGGAACACCCAGGCCTCGGGCGTCATCCCCCAGATCTCGGTCATCCTCGGCCCGTGCGCGGGCGGCGCGGTCTATTCCCCCGCCATCACCGATTTCGTGTTCATGGTCGAGGGGCTGAGCAAGATGTTCATCACCGGCCCCGACGTCATCAAGGCGGTGACGGGGGAAGAGGTGACCTTCGAGGACCTGGGCGGGGCCCACGTGCACAGCGCGGTGAGCGGCAACGCCCACTTCGTGGCGCGGGACGAGCGGGAGTGCTTCGAGATGATCCGCAAGCTCGTCTCCTTCCTCCCGGCCAACAACCTGGACGACCCCCCCGTGGCGCCCCTCACGGACTGGCCGCCCGACGACAACCCTGAGCTCGAGAAGACCGTCCCGGCGGAGGAGAAACGCGCTTACGACGTGCGGGACGTCATCCGGAACGTGTTCGACGCCGGAGACTTCATGGAAGTGCAGGAGCGCTACGCCCGGAACATCGTGGTCGGCTTCGCCCGCCTGGAGGGCCGGCCCGCCGGGATTGTCGGGAACCAGCCCTCCCACCTCGCGGGGGTGCTGGACATCGACAGCTCCGACAAGCTCGCCCGCTTCGTCCGCTTCTGCGACGCCTTCAACCTTCCCATCTTCAACTTCGTGGACGTGCCCGGCTACCTCCCCGGCACCCACCAGGAACACGGCGGCGTCATCCGCCACGGGGCCAAGGTGCTCTTCGCCTACAGCGAGGCCACCGTCCCCAAGATCGCCGTCATCCTCCGCAAGAGCTACGGCGGGGCCTACATCGCCATGAGCGGATTCGGGCTGGGATACGACCGCGTGATCGCCTATCCCTCGGCGGAGATCGCCGTCATGGGGCCGGACGGCGCGGCGAACATCATCTTCCGCCGCGAGATCAGCGAGGCCCCGGACCCCGAGGCGATGCGGAAGCAGAAGATCGAGGAGTACCGCCAGCTCTTCGCCAAGCCATACACGGCGGCGGGGCAGGGGCTCGTGGACACCATCATCGAGCCCCGCTTCACCCGGCGGGAGCTCCTCCGGGCCCTGGAGATGACCTCCCGGAAGCGCCAGCAGCGCCCCGACAAGAAGCACGGCAACATCCCTCTCTAG
- a CDS encoding hydroxymethylglutaryl-CoA lyase, with translation MTLPPRATIIEVGPRDGLQIEKQQIPTEAKVRLVDLLSAAGVPRIEVTSFVHPKHVPQMADAEEVLARIERQPGTAYEALVPNVRGMERALRCKVDRIVLFVAASEAFNRKNLRAGREEMLAAAREVARMAREARLPARGGVVTAFGCPYEGRVPLDAVERVAGAYLEMGCEEVTLADTVGVTNPAAVRRMLEHLKGRFPEARFGLHFHNTRGSGLANVLAGLEAGAESFDASAGGMGGCPFAPRASGNIATEDTVNMLHEMGVETGIGLPRLLEAVALAESLLGRQLPGQLLHAGIMNWDQPAA, from the coding sequence ATGACCCTCCCCCCGCGCGCGACGATCATCGAGGTGGGGCCCCGGGACGGGCTCCAGATCGAGAAGCAGCAGATCCCCACCGAAGCCAAGGTGCGCCTCGTGGACCTTCTCTCCGCGGCCGGGGTGCCGCGGATCGAGGTGACGAGCTTCGTCCACCCCAAGCACGTCCCCCAGATGGCGGACGCGGAGGAGGTGCTGGCCCGCATCGAGCGGCAGCCGGGCACGGCCTACGAGGCGCTCGTTCCGAACGTGCGGGGGATGGAGCGGGCGCTCCGATGCAAGGTGGACCGCATCGTGCTCTTCGTGGCGGCCAGCGAGGCGTTCAACCGCAAGAACCTCCGGGCGGGGCGGGAGGAGATGCTCGCGGCGGCGCGCGAGGTGGCGCGGATGGCCCGGGAGGCCCGCCTCCCCGCGCGCGGGGGGGTCGTCACCGCCTTCGGCTGCCCCTACGAAGGCCGGGTGCCCCTCGATGCGGTGGAGCGCGTGGCCGGCGCCTACCTGGAAATGGGGTGCGAGGAGGTCACGCTGGCCGACACCGTGGGGGTGACGAATCCCGCCGCCGTGCGCCGGATGCTGGAACACCTCAAGGGGCGCTTCCCGGAGGCGCGCTTCGGCCTCCACTTCCACAACACCCGGGGCTCGGGGCTGGCGAACGTCCTCGCGGGCCTCGAGGCGGGGGCGGAGAGCTTCGACGCCTCGGCCGGGGGCATGGGAGGGTGCCCCTTCGCCCCCCGCGCCAGCGGGAACATCGCCACCGAGGACACCGTCAACATGCTCCACGAGATGGGAGTCGAGACCGGCATCGGCCTCCCCAGGCTCCTCGAGGCGGTGGCCCTGGCCGAGTCTCTGCTGGGCCGCCAGCTTCCCGGCCAGCTCCTGCACGCGGGCATCATGAACTGGGATCAGCCCGCCGCCTGA
- a CDS encoding dienelactone hydrolase family protein: MTQTAQPEAPARIDPEHVVVTEEVQDSDIPVHLMYVETIDGLYTPIGLRKPHGEGPFPVVLLASGNGSEGMRWVRDAVQNRGYIMERLLAAGYACAWLRYRAEVELGYNNGEKLMRGVRTKRLLLNRSPLEYEDEISIIEHVKALPYIDKGRVGLLGMSHGGEMILKITSEYHGVACAVASEPASHEFLVLHPEGSQGFDPRTRLRQVDEEDLGPAGRILARTDRKIAMERIRTINTPILVMGRETDHLQGVFRATYELLKEAAKDVEWVSYDHPEHGYIYPIRARSGKYEPDPVQLDATAKVVAYFDRHLKR, encoded by the coding sequence GTGACCCAGACCGCCCAGCCCGAAGCGCCCGCCCGCATCGACCCGGAGCACGTCGTCGTCACCGAGGAGGTGCAGGATTCGGACATCCCGGTTCACCTCATGTACGTGGAAACCATCGACGGCCTCTACACGCCCATCGGGCTCCGCAAGCCCCACGGAGAGGGGCCCTTCCCCGTCGTCCTCCTCGCCTCGGGGAACGGGAGCGAGGGCATGCGCTGGGTGCGGGATGCGGTGCAGAACCGGGGCTACATCATGGAGCGCCTGCTCGCGGCGGGCTACGCCTGCGCCTGGCTGCGCTACCGGGCCGAGGTGGAGCTCGGCTACAACAACGGCGAGAAGCTCATGCGCGGGGTGCGGACGAAGCGCCTCCTCCTCAACCGCTCCCCCCTCGAGTACGAGGACGAGATTTCCATCATCGAGCACGTGAAGGCCCTCCCCTACATCGACAAGGGCCGGGTCGGCCTCCTCGGGATGAGCCACGGGGGGGAGATGATCCTCAAGATCACCTCGGAGTACCACGGCGTCGCCTGCGCCGTGGCCAGCGAGCCCGCCTCCCACGAGTTCCTCGTGCTCCATCCGGAGGGGAGCCAGGGCTTCGACCCCCGCACCCGGCTGCGCCAGGTGGACGAGGAGGACCTGGGCCCAGCGGGCAGGATTCTCGCCCGGACGGACCGAAAGATCGCCATGGAGCGCATCCGTACCATCAACACCCCCATCCTCGTGATGGGGCGGGAGACGGACCACCTCCAGGGGGTCTTCCGCGCGACCTACGAGCTCCTGAAAGAGGCCGCGAAAGACGTGGAGTGGGTGTCCTACGACCACCCGGAGCACGGCTACATCTATCCCATCCGGGCCCGGAGCGGAAAGTACGAGCCCGACCCGGTCCAGCTCGACGCCACCGCCAAGGTCGTCGCCTACTTCGACCGGCATTTGAAGCGGTGA